A genomic window from Streptomyces sp. 846.5 includes:
- a CDS encoding bifunctional DNA primase/polymerase — translation MTCSQEWGWPVLPGAATGWEGCACPRPDCPTPGAHPYDPPLLAATTDSRMVRWWWRCHPDAPLLLATGGPVSAVSLPASAGARVLEYFDALRIRTGPVIATPTRYVLLVAPYTMQELAELLIAQEWVPTSLRYHGSGGYVVLPPSRTGAGVLRWAREPVLDPGADGTPWLPSVSDLMGALVAASAAVPDGARLAY, via the coding sequence ATGACCTGCTCGCAGGAGTGGGGCTGGCCGGTGCTGCCGGGTGCCGCCACGGGCTGGGAGGGCTGTGCCTGCCCGCGCCCCGACTGCCCCACTCCGGGAGCGCACCCCTACGATCCGCCGCTACTGGCTGCGACCACCGACAGCAGGATGGTGCGCTGGTGGTGGCGATGCCATCCGGACGCACCGCTGCTGCTGGCGACCGGCGGTCCGGTCTCGGCGGTGAGCCTGCCCGCCTCGGCCGGGGCGCGGGTGCTGGAGTACTTCGACGCGCTGCGGATCCGGACCGGTCCGGTGATCGCCACGCCCACCAGGTACGTTCTGCTCGTCGCGCCGTACACCATGCAGGAGTTGGCGGAGCTGCTGATCGCCCAGGAGTGGGTGCCCACCAGTCTGCGCTACCACGGCAGCGGCGGGTACGTGGTGCTGCCGCCGTCCAGGACCGGGGCGGGGGTGCTGCGTTGGGCCCGGGAGCCGGTACTGGATCCGGGGGCCGACGGGACGCCGTGGCTACCCTCGGTGAGTGATCTGATGGGGGCTCTGGTCGCGGCCAGTGCGGCGGTCCCCGACGGGGCACGGCTGGCGTACTGA
- a CDS encoding glycerophosphodiester phosphodiesterase, with product MPNRTSTRVVAHRGASGTLAEHTLAAYKLAVDEGADALECDVRLTADGHLVCVHDRRVDRTSNGRGVVSTLELAQLSELDFGSWKAGREAVASGAAEATPATGAAGDMEDGDEADWADAEHTSVLTLERLLEFATTCGRRIELAIETKHPTRYAGLVERKLLELLHRFDLVTPADGERTPVRIMSFSQLSLRRVRELAPAIPTVFLMERVPLRFRDGTLPHGARIAGPGIDLVRANPGYVAALHRAGHRVHVWTVDDPADVELCLRLGVDTIITNHPRRVLDQLGR from the coding sequence CTGCCCAATCGCACGAGCACCCGTGTGGTCGCCCACCGCGGCGCCTCCGGCACCCTCGCCGAACACACCCTGGCCGCGTACAAACTGGCCGTGGACGAGGGGGCCGACGCCCTGGAGTGCGACGTCCGGCTGACCGCCGACGGCCATCTGGTGTGCGTGCACGACCGCCGGGTGGACCGGACCTCCAACGGGCGGGGCGTCGTGTCGACGCTGGAACTGGCCCAGCTGTCGGAGCTGGACTTCGGCTCCTGGAAGGCCGGGCGCGAAGCGGTCGCAAGCGGCGCGGCCGAGGCGACACCCGCGACCGGCGCGGCCGGCGACATGGAGGACGGCGACGAGGCGGACTGGGCCGACGCCGAGCACACCTCGGTGCTGACCCTGGAGCGGCTGCTGGAATTCGCCACCACCTGCGGCCGCCGCATCGAACTCGCGATCGAGACCAAGCACCCCACCCGCTACGCGGGTCTCGTGGAGCGCAAACTCCTGGAGCTGCTGCACCGCTTCGATCTGGTCACCCCGGCCGACGGCGAGCGCACCCCGGTGCGGATCATGAGCTTCAGTCAGCTCTCGCTGCGCCGGGTGCGGGAGCTCGCCCCCGCCATTCCCACGGTCTTCCTGATGGAGCGGGTGCCGCTGCGGTTCCGCGACGGCACCCTCCCGCACGGGGCGCGGATCGCCGGACCCGGCATCGACCTGGTCCGCGCCAACCCCGGCTACGTCGCCGCACTGCACCGCGCCGGGCACCGGGTGCACGTCTGGACGGTGGACGATCCGGCGGACGTCGAGCTGTGTCTGCGGCTCGGCGTGGACACCATCATCACCAATCATCCGCGCCGGGTACTTGACCAGTTGGGCCGCTAG
- a CDS encoding ATP-binding protein, translating to MDIWWSLHLRREPASVPLARRILLGTMASAGVDPDISHEVGVALTEACANAVEHAAHLTDTGEDSGFQVTATIEDGCLRVEITDTGPGFSADPGCASPAPGTTPAEIPATTRIRPCAPARSHRGRRHGALAPASAQVRPRPVPVLGPDLELGADAAAFADAGHELPDLCAENGRGLFLIRALMDHVQFRNHPHSGAVVSFDKMLKYRDRPLLHAS from the coding sequence GTGGACATCTGGTGGTCTCTGCACCTTCGGCGTGAGCCGGCGAGCGTTCCGCTCGCCCGCCGCATCCTCCTGGGGACCATGGCTTCGGCCGGTGTCGACCCGGACATCTCGCACGAGGTCGGCGTCGCCCTGACCGAAGCCTGTGCCAACGCGGTGGAGCACGCCGCGCATCTGACGGACACCGGTGAGGACAGCGGATTCCAGGTCACCGCGACCATCGAGGACGGCTGTCTGCGGGTCGAGATCACCGACACCGGCCCCGGCTTCTCGGCCGACCCCGGCTGCGCGTCACCCGCCCCCGGGACGACACCGGCCGAGATCCCGGCGACGACCCGGATCCGTCCCTGCGCCCCGGCCCGCAGCCACCGCGGCCGCCGCCACGGTGCGTTGGCGCCGGCGTCGGCGCAGGTCCGTCCGCGTCCGGTGCCGGTTCTCGGCCCGGACCTCGAACTCGGCGCGGACGCGGCGGCCTTCGCCGACGCCGGTCACGAGCTGCCCGACCTCTGCGCCGAGAACGGTCGGGGCCTGTTCCTGATCCGGGCGCTGATGGACCACGTCCAGTTCCGCAACCACCCCCACAGCGGCGCCGTGGTCTCCTTCGACAAGATGCTCAAGTACCGCGACCGCCCGCTGCTGCACGCCTCCTGA
- a CDS encoding glycosyltransferase family 2 protein, translated as MDAQPTPDGPHGGKLNDELDGGRTPSNRSVAVVIAAHDEASRIALTVITARRLPGVDLVVVVDTGSTDSTARVAGDSGAEVLRLGARTDRTEALLRGVARVTALEASGTEVAGSGRSGPRHLLFLQPDVMSGAAEAVRLLEPVQAGQADAVLARAGSAAPEAGAAARRARRGIERATGLSAGFPIAAELCLTREAFTAAEPLSGGAGATAGLIIDLMRRGFRVVEVPVDWSHRPRRGGLRAGLREFGQWREVGRTLSAHR; from the coding sequence ATGGACGCACAACCGACGCCGGACGGCCCGCACGGCGGCAAGCTCAATGACGAGCTCGATGGCGGGAGAACTCCCTCGAACCGCTCGGTCGCGGTGGTGATCGCGGCGCATGACGAAGCGTCACGGATCGCCCTGACGGTGATCACGGCGCGGCGGCTGCCCGGCGTGGACCTGGTCGTGGTGGTCGACACCGGGTCGACCGACTCCACCGCGCGGGTCGCCGGGGACTCCGGGGCCGAGGTGCTCCGACTGGGGGCGCGGACCGACCGGACCGAGGCGCTGCTGCGCGGCGTGGCGAGGGTCACCGCGCTGGAGGCCTCCGGGACGGAGGTGGCCGGATCGGGTCGGTCCGGGCCGCGCCATCTGCTCTTCCTACAGCCCGACGTGATGTCCGGCGCCGCCGAGGCGGTGCGGCTGCTGGAGCCGGTCCAGGCCGGCCAGGCCGACGCGGTACTGGCCCGGGCCGGGAGCGCGGCGCCGGAGGCGGGCGCTGCGGCACGCCGCGCACGCCGGGGCATCGAGCGGGCCACCGGCCTCTCGGCCGGCTTCCCCATCGCGGCCGAACTGTGTCTGACCAGGGAGGCCTTTACCGCCGCCGAACCGCTGTCCGGCGGCGCCGGGGCAACTGCCGGTCTGATCATCGACTTGATGCGGCGCGGATTCCGCGTGGTCGAGGTCCCGGTCGACTGGTCCCATCGGCCGCGCCGCGGGGGACTGCGGGCCGGGCTGCGGGAGTTCGGGCAGTGGCGCGAGGTCGGACGGACCCTCTCCGCGCACCGATGA
- a CDS encoding ATP-binding protein gives MSTARRRLRKDLAAQHLPDVVIDDAVLILSELLSNACRHARPLEPVPASSHDGVHPGSNTDQPTARAHAQAAWLGQSQGQADCGRVVVGWELHSDGLLTVEVTDGGGPTRPRRGSPSLTARGGRGLGIVGQLASDWGVRDAPGEVTVWAVLPVRARHARRDGVTTG, from the coding sequence GTGAGCACTGCACGGCGTCGACTGCGAAAGGACCTCGCCGCGCAGCATCTGCCCGACGTCGTCATCGACGACGCGGTGCTCATACTCTCCGAGCTTCTGAGCAATGCCTGCAGGCACGCCAGGCCCCTGGAGCCGGTACCGGCCTCCTCGCACGACGGCGTCCACCCGGGCTCGAACACCGACCAGCCGACGGCACGGGCGCACGCCCAGGCCGCCTGGCTGGGACAGAGCCAGGGTCAGGCGGACTGCGGACGGGTGGTCGTCGGCTGGGAACTGCACAGCGACGGGCTGCTCACCGTGGAGGTCACCGACGGCGGCGGGCCGACCCGGCCGCGCCGGGGCAGCCCCTCGCTGACCGCGCGAGGCGGCCGCGGCCTGGGCATTGTCGGACAGTTGGCGAGCGACTGGGGGGTCAGGGACGCCCCCGGCGAGGTGACCGTGTGGGCGGTGCTCCCGGTGCGGGCCCGTCACGCCAGGCGCGACGGCGTCACGACGGGGTGA
- a CDS encoding cytosine permease: protein MTSVSPPPSPVLDRAVGSPRVEAPLVLDTSPPRTLGFRDQAAFWTNLGVSLIGFQSAATVLVFNGKDLSLAASLTAIVVGTVIGSVMLGIAAVIGTRAGAPAMAILRGLFGTRLSYLPTVLNIVQCLGWGVFELTVIAMGADALFGGGPHWLYVVLAGVLTTAMTIRPLGAIAVLRKYVAVAVGVAMLFFTVELLRHGVHDPSPGNWTGFLPAVDSVIAVSISFVPLAADYTRHARSTRSSFWGAFSGYTVSQVWCYVVGLLALLQVGGDPNKIFSTFMGITAGWLFFAVLVLREADQSFANVYSTAMSVQNLLPRVDRRILTVGLGALVTVLALLVTDFSGYVSFLGLIGAVFVPLSAVLAVDFYFGAGRSEGGWDLTETAPTRWLTLLPWAVGFAVYQLIAPAQLTGWAGSWPSFWAHAQNALHIHPQVWTSASLFSFVVPALITWALTPLLRRGL from the coding sequence GTGACGTCCGTTTCGCCTCCACCCTCCCCTGTCCTCGACCGGGCCGTGGGGTCCCCGCGCGTCGAAGCGCCGCTGGTGCTGGACACCTCGCCCCCGCGCACCCTGGGCTTCCGCGACCAGGCGGCCTTCTGGACCAACCTGGGCGTCAGCCTGATCGGCTTCCAGAGCGCCGCGACCGTGCTGGTCTTCAACGGCAAGGACCTCTCCCTCGCCGCCTCCCTCACCGCGATCGTCGTCGGCACCGTGATCGGCTCGGTGATGCTCGGCATCGCCGCCGTCATCGGGACCAGGGCCGGCGCGCCCGCCATGGCGATCCTGCGCGGGCTGTTCGGCACCCGGCTGTCCTACCTGCCGACGGTGCTCAACATCGTGCAGTGCCTCGGCTGGGGCGTGTTCGAGCTGACCGTGATCGCGATGGGCGCCGACGCCCTCTTCGGCGGCGGACCGCACTGGCTGTACGTGGTGCTGGCCGGGGTACTGACCACGGCGATGACGATCCGTCCGCTCGGCGCCATCGCGGTGCTGCGCAAGTACGTCGCCGTCGCGGTCGGCGTGGCCATGCTGTTCTTCACGGTGGAGCTGCTGCGGCACGGGGTGCACGACCCCTCCCCGGGCAACTGGACCGGCTTCCTGCCCGCCGTCGACTCGGTGATCGCCGTCTCCATCTCCTTCGTCCCGCTGGCCGCCGACTACACCCGGCACGCCAGGAGCACCCGCAGTTCCTTCTGGGGCGCGTTCAGCGGCTACACGGTCTCCCAGGTGTGGTGCTACGTGGTGGGGCTGCTGGCGCTGCTGCAGGTCGGCGGCGACCCGAACAAGATCTTCAGCACCTTCATGGGCATCACCGCAGGCTGGCTGTTCTTCGCCGTGCTGGTGCTGCGCGAGGCGGACCAGTCCTTCGCCAACGTCTACTCGACGGCGATGTCGGTGCAGAACCTGCTGCCCCGGGTGGACCGCCGGATTCTCACCGTCGGACTCGGCGCCCTGGTCACCGTGCTGGCTCTGCTGGTGACCGACTTCAGCGGGTACGTGTCCTTCCTGGGACTGATCGGCGCGGTCTTCGTGCCGCTGTCGGCGGTGCTGGCGGTGGACTTCTACTTCGGGGCGGGGCGGAGCGAAGGAGGCTGGGACCTGACCGAGACCGCGCCTACTCGGTGGCTGACGCTGCTGCCGTGGGCGGTGGGCTTCGCGGTCTACCAGCTGATCGCCCCGGCGCAGCTGACCGGCTGGGCCGGCTCCTGGCCCTCCTTCTGGGCCCACGCCCAGAACGCCCTGCACATCCACCCGCAGGTGTGGACCTCGGCCTCGCTGTTCTCCTTCGTCGTCCCGGCCCTGATCACCTGGGCGCTGACACCGCTGCTCCGCCGGGGGCTGTGA
- a CDS encoding PP2C family protein-serine/threonine phosphatase: protein MADSPSPRTGRTLDGHTPDARTLDGQAPAVPAPTSSVDQAAGGSGPTMSGTTTTGPTTTDADPGTEQSELTTLYQLTERLTAASGLEETLRGALKAGAAILGAQRGMLLLADPPVHNADGTDGPDGLAAFGTIDSPGTTIGYGLDRPALGALETVPRDSGPYSGLLAGASQAMAWGLLGAEAAAARGSAGAVGDRFREVAGQLGIDASFALPLAAPGEGGEPFGAAIWFFSAPSVAPGAPVTPGVLDTLDTEARRAGLAQRYCAVPTESQQRLAALYCSAASRLIAKEIERDRLRRTTEALRRGLLPDRLPRIPGIQLAARCLPAGLDLSAGSDWYDALALPDGSLALSVGSVNGGGPDCAAAMGRIRAALRAYAVLEGEDPVSVLGDLELLLKTTEPARTATALYAYLDPRTRQLSIAGAGQCPPLLVTSFGASFVETSLSAPLGMLSCWEAPGVELRADRGDLLLLYTEGLARRCGTSLHAGQAKLRSAAAAAPREARHDPDRFCAYLLSTCLDGADGPAGADDIVLLAAGFE, encoded by the coding sequence ATGGCTGACTCCCCCTCACCCCGCACCGGCCGCACCCTCGACGGACACACACCCGACGCCCGCACCCTCGACGGGCAGGCGCCCGCCGTCCCCGCCCCGACCAGCTCCGTCGACCAGGCCGCGGGCGGGTCCGGCCCCACCATGTCCGGCACTACCACAACCGGCCCTACCACAACGGACGCCGACCCCGGTACCGAGCAGTCCGAGCTCACCACCCTCTACCAGCTGACCGAGCGGCTGACCGCCGCCTCCGGCCTGGAGGAGACCCTGCGCGGAGCCCTCAAGGCCGGCGCCGCCATCCTCGGCGCCCAGCGCGGGATGCTGCTGCTCGCCGACCCCCCGGTCCACAACGCCGACGGCACCGACGGTCCCGACGGCCTCGCCGCGTTCGGCACCATCGACTCCCCCGGCACCACTATCGGCTACGGCCTGGACCGCCCGGCCCTCGGCGCGCTGGAGACCGTCCCGCGCGACAGCGGCCCGTACTCGGGCCTGCTCGCGGGTGCCAGCCAGGCCATGGCCTGGGGGCTGCTCGGCGCCGAGGCCGCCGCGGCCCGGGGGAGCGCCGGGGCGGTCGGCGACCGCTTCCGAGAAGTGGCCGGCCAGCTGGGCATCGACGCCTCCTTCGCCCTCCCGCTCGCGGCCCCCGGTGAAGGCGGGGAGCCCTTCGGCGCGGCCATCTGGTTCTTCTCGGCACCATCCGTCGCGCCCGGCGCACCCGTCACGCCCGGCGTGCTGGACACGCTCGACACGGAGGCCCGCCGGGCCGGGCTCGCCCAGCGGTACTGCGCCGTCCCGACCGAGAGCCAGCAGCGCCTGGCCGCGCTCTACTGCTCCGCCGCCTCCCGCCTGATCGCCAAGGAGATCGAGCGCGACCGGCTCCGCCGCACCACCGAGGCGCTGCGCCGGGGCCTGCTGCCGGACCGGCTCCCCCGGATCCCCGGCATCCAGCTCGCCGCCCGCTGCCTGCCCGCCGGGCTGGACCTCTCCGCGGGCAGCGACTGGTACGACGCGCTGGCCCTGCCGGACGGCAGCCTCGCCCTGAGCGTCGGCAGCGTCAACGGCGGCGGCCCCGACTGCGCGGCCGCGATGGGCCGGATCCGCGCCGCCCTGCGTGCCTACGCCGTCCTGGAGGGCGAGGACCCGGTCTCCGTCCTCGGCGACCTGGAGCTGCTGCTCAAGACCACCGAGCCGGCCCGCACCGCGACCGCGCTCTACGCCTACCTCGACCCGCGCACCCGGCAGCTGTCCATCGCCGGCGCCGGGCAGTGCCCGCCGCTGCTGGTGACCTCCTTCGGCGCCAGCTTCGTGGAGACCTCGCTCTCCGCTCCGCTGGGCATGCTGAGCTGCTGGGAGGCCCCGGGCGTGGAGCTCCGGGCGGACCGTGGCGACCTGCTGCTGCTCTACACCGAGGGCCTGGCCCGCCGCTGCGGCACCTCGCTCCACGCCGGGCAGGCCAAACTGCGCTCGGCCGCGGCGGCGGCCCCCCGCGAGGCCCGGCACGACCCGGACCGCTTCTGCGCCTACCTGCTCAGCACCTGCCTGGACGGCGCCGACGGCCCGGCCGGGGCGGACGACATCGTGCTGTTGGCCGCAGGCTTCGAGTAG
- a CDS encoding DUF5926 family protein: MAKKPPQKAPARAGSNTSASAAAAREIPVVGAREACPCGSGRRYKACHGREASHAVQELVQRPFEGLPGEGDWVALRELVPAATVPLTLTAAALKGANGEVPAVTLATVLPMAWPAMRRQDGSVLLGLQTHGSSGDISRDLGDALLQALSVEPGTPVPPRRPAADAPRLQELVDTSAPFEPTLHSGFEFWLDDADAAVGEVAASLESANATIIPTVRLASVETAYWCSVPDKNHLRWVMPHAEDRLLDALARLAAKDEAGLGEGTKLVGSFRAHGLTVPVWDLPSEMTAEDCEKPAAAFAERLAGALADSAPLTGQERRARAGLVNRQVTLG, from the coding sequence ATGGCCAAGAAGCCTCCGCAGAAGGCGCCCGCCCGCGCCGGGTCGAACACCTCAGCCAGCGCAGCAGCCGCGAGGGAGATCCCCGTCGTCGGCGCGCGCGAGGCCTGCCCCTGCGGTTCCGGCCGCCGCTACAAGGCCTGCCACGGCCGCGAAGCCTCGCACGCCGTCCAGGAACTGGTGCAGCGTCCGTTCGAGGGGCTGCCCGGCGAGGGCGACTGGGTGGCGCTGCGCGAGCTCGTCCCGGCAGCCACGGTGCCGCTGACGCTGACCGCGGCGGCGCTGAAGGGCGCCAACGGCGAGGTCCCCGCGGTGACCCTGGCGACGGTGCTGCCGATGGCCTGGCCCGCGATGCGTCGTCAGGACGGCAGCGTGCTGCTGGGTCTGCAGACCCACGGCTCCTCCGGCGACATCAGCCGCGACCTCGGCGACGCGCTGCTGCAGGCGCTGTCCGTCGAGCCGGGCACGCCGGTGCCGCCGCGCCGGCCGGCCGCGGACGCGCCGCGGCTGCAGGAACTGGTCGACACCTCGGCCCCGTTCGAGCCGACCCTGCACAGCGGCTTCGAGTTCTGGCTGGACGACGCCGACGCGGCGGTCGGCGAGGTCGCCGCCTCGCTGGAGAGCGCGAACGCCACCATCATCCCGACCGTGCGGCTGGCCTCGGTGGAGACCGCGTACTGGTGCTCGGTGCCGGACAAGAACCACCTGCGCTGGGTGATGCCCCATGCGGAGGACCGGCTGCTGGACGCGCTGGCGCGGCTCGCGGCGAAGGACGAAGCCGGCCTGGGCGAGGGGACCAAGCTGGTCGGCTCGTTCCGGGCGCACGGACTGACCGTGCCGGTGTGGGACCTGCCGTCGGAGATGACGGCGGAGGACTGCGAGAAGCCGGCCGCCGCTTTTGCCGAGCGCCTTGCCGGCGCACTCGCCGACAGTGCGCCGCTCACGGGTCAGGAGCGCCGGGCGCGCGCCGGTCTGGTGAACCGTCAGGTCACCCTCGGCTGA
- a CDS encoding MerR family transcriptional regulator gives MSYSVGQVAGFARTTVRTLHHYDEIKLLSPSGRTAAGYRRYDDADLDRLQQILFYRELGFSLEEIATILDDRDIAPSEHLRRQHALLTGRIERLQRMAAAVEEALEARTMGINLTPEEKFEIFGEGYQEYEDEAQERWGGTDAWEQSRRRTAELTKDDWIRIKAEGDEIMRRISAAVRGGVAADSGVAMDIAEEHRQHVCRNFYDCSFAMQRGLAEMFVADERFQATYEELAEGAARWFHDAVLANAERGERR, from the coding sequence ATGAGCTACTCGGTGGGCCAGGTCGCCGGCTTCGCCAGGACCACGGTGCGCACCCTGCACCACTACGACGAGATCAAGCTGCTGTCGCCGAGCGGTCGCACCGCGGCCGGCTACCGCCGCTACGACGACGCCGACCTGGACCGGCTGCAGCAGATCCTGTTCTACCGCGAGCTCGGGTTCTCCCTCGAAGAGATCGCCACCATCCTGGACGACCGCGACATCGCCCCCTCCGAGCATCTGCGGCGTCAGCACGCGCTGCTCACCGGGCGGATCGAGCGGCTCCAGCGGATGGCGGCGGCCGTTGAGGAAGCACTGGAGGCACGCACCATGGGAATCAATCTGACCCCCGAGGAGAAGTTCGAGATCTTCGGCGAGGGCTACCAGGAGTACGAGGACGAGGCGCAGGAACGCTGGGGCGGGACCGACGCCTGGGAGCAGTCCCGGCGGCGGACGGCCGAGCTCACCAAGGACGACTGGATCCGGATCAAGGCCGAGGGCGACGAGATCATGCGGCGCATCTCGGCGGCGGTGCGGGGTGGCGTGGCCGCTGACAGCGGGGTGGCGATGGACATCGCGGAGGAGCACCGGCAGCACGTCTGCCGCAACTTCTACGACTGCAGCTTTGCCATGCAGCGGGGGCTGGCGGAGATGTTCGTCGCGGACGAGCGGTTCCAGGCCACGTACGAGGAGTTGGCCGAGGGGGCGGCCCGGTGGTTCCACGACGCCGTCCTGGCCAACGCGGAGCGGGGTGAGCGTCGGTAG
- a CDS encoding aminopeptidase P family protein, which translates to MNDATEPTTTEAPEAVDEAQDQPIKGRKNGLYPALSDELAEVMKAGWADTELRDLAPVEQSAYAAKRRAALSARFPGDRLVVPAGGLRTRANDTEYPFRAATEYVHLTGDQSQDAVLVLEPRSEGGHDATAYLLPRSNRENGEFWLDGQGELWVGRRHSLAEAEALLGLLTRDVRQAVAELTLAAEERPATTRIVRSYDAALETALAEHTTRHGDEELRVFLSELRLVKDEWEVAQLQAACDATAKGFTDVVRELAQAVASSERWIEGTFYRRARVEGNDIGYGSICAAGPHATTLHWVRNDGEVRPGELLLLDAGVETHTLYTADVTRTLPINGRFDELQRKIYDAVYDAQEAGIAAVKPGARYRDFHEASQRVLAERLIEWGLVEGPLERVLELALQRRWTLHGTGHMLGLDVHDCAQARTETYVDCLLEPGMVLTVEPGLYFQADDLTVPEEYRGIGVRIEDDILVTADGSRNLSASLPRSSTEVENWMAQLKG; encoded by the coding sequence GTGAACGACGCGACCGAGCCGACCACGACCGAGGCACCCGAGGCTGTCGACGAGGCGCAGGACCAGCCGATCAAGGGGCGGAAGAACGGCCTCTACCCGGCGCTCTCGGACGAGCTCGCCGAGGTCATGAAGGCCGGCTGGGCCGACACCGAGCTGCGCGACCTCGCCCCCGTCGAACAGTCCGCCTACGCGGCCAAGCGCCGCGCCGCGCTGTCGGCCCGCTTCCCCGGCGACCGCCTGGTGGTCCCGGCCGGGGGCCTGCGGACCCGCGCAAACGACACCGAGTACCCGTTCCGGGCCGCCACCGAGTACGTCCACCTCACCGGCGACCAGAGCCAGGACGCCGTGCTGGTGCTGGAGCCCCGCAGCGAGGGCGGCCACGACGCCACCGCCTACCTGCTGCCGCGCTCCAACCGCGAGAACGGCGAGTTCTGGCTGGACGGCCAGGGCGAGCTGTGGGTCGGCCGCCGGCACAGCCTGGCCGAGGCCGAGGCCCTGCTCGGCCTGCTCACCCGCGACGTCCGCCAGGCCGTCGCCGAGTTGACGCTCGCGGCCGAGGAGAGGCCCGCCACCACCCGGATCGTCCGCTCCTACGACGCCGCGCTGGAGACCGCACTCGCCGAGCACACCACCCGACACGGCGACGAGGAGCTGCGGGTCTTCCTCAGCGAACTGCGCCTGGTCAAGGACGAGTGGGAGGTCGCCCAGCTGCAGGCCGCCTGCGACGCCACCGCCAAGGGCTTCACCGACGTGGTCCGCGAGCTGGCCCAGGCCGTGGCCAGCTCCGAGCGCTGGATCGAGGGCACCTTCTACCGCCGGGCCCGGGTCGAGGGCAACGACATCGGCTACGGCTCCATCTGCGCGGCCGGCCCCCACGCCACCACCCTGCACTGGGTCCGCAACGACGGCGAGGTCCGCCCCGGCGAGCTGCTGCTGCTGGACGCCGGCGTGGAGACGCACACCCTCTACACCGCCGACGTCACCCGCACCCTGCCGATCAACGGCCGCTTCGACGAGCTCCAGCGGAAGATCTACGACGCGGTGTACGACGCCCAGGAGGCCGGCATCGCCGCGGTGAAGCCGGGGGCCCGCTACCGCGACTTCCACGAGGCCAGCCAGCGGGTGCTGGCCGAGCGCCTGATCGAGTGGGGCCTGGTCGAGGGCCCGCTGGAACGCGTCCTGGAGCTCGCGCTGCAGCGCCGCTGGACCCTGCACGGCACCGGCCACATGCTCGGCCTGGACGTCCACGACTGCGCCCAGGCGCGCACCGAGACCTACGTCGACTGCCTGCTGGAGCCGGGCATGGTCCTCACCGTCGAGCCCGGCCTGTACTTCCAGGCCGACGACCTGACGGTGCCCGAGGAGTACCGCGGCATCGGCGTGCGGATCGAGGACGACATCCTGGTCACCGCCGACGGCAGCCGCAACCTCTCGGCCTCGCTCCCGCGCAGCTCGACCGAGGTCGAGAACTGGATGGCGCAGCTCAAGGGCTGA